The Oscillatoria acuminata PCC 6304 genomic interval CGCTAATTTCAAACTGTCAATAGAATGGATCCAGTGAAAGTGGTCTAAAGCGGGTTTAACTTTATTACTTTGCAGGTGTCCAATCAGGTGCCAGGTTAGACCGGGCAGGTCCCCGAGTTGCTCAGATTTCGCTTGGGCTTCCTGAAGGCGACTTTCCCCAAAATCTCGAATTCCCGCCTGATACGCTTGCATCATGGCATCCACCGACACCTGTTTGGTGACGGCAATCAGTCGGACTGATTCGGGTAAGTGGGCGCGGATCTGTGCAATCCGTTGGGCGATCGTCATTGAAACGTGCGTTTGTGGATGAGTTGAAGTTCAGCGAATTCCTGAGCTTGCCCCATTCGTCTGAGCAATCGCAAGCGGTTTTCGACGAGGAGGCGAGCATCGGCACGGGTGACCGGCTCAAATCTTAACCCGTCTATGCCAGAAAGCGCTAAAAAAAATAGGCGTTGGGCATACAGGGTCGTGAACAACTCCTGATTTTGTTCGATCAGACACACCCGATAGAGGAGACCAAAAGTAGGATGATTTAAGTAAGTTTCAGTGTTCATTCAGGTTCAGATGAGTACCGTTAATCATAACGGTTATAGAGTCACTAAGGTCCCCCTGGCGGAGTCAGTTGGTATGGAGTTTCGGGATGTGACCCGTTTCCCCCCTGAGTTTTTGTCGCCAGCTTGGACGGGGATAATTTTATCAGAAATCGCGGAAATCCCCATGCCCTTAAACTAGGGATAGATAATAAATCGGATAATTCTTCCCAGGAGTGGCAGCGTCTCGTTCTCTACTACTCATCACTCAGGGAGACGCACCCTCTCCTCAATTCTATTATCTAACTGCTGCAAGATGGCCTATATTCCTGTTTTAACCTGGAGCTAGATTCTCATATTCGGCACTGCCATCAAATTGGGACGATTGCTGCATTAATCATGGGCATTTTTATAACATTTGGACCAAGCGATCGCCATTGTCATCACCCTTCACCGGAGGCGATCGCCATCTGCAATGCCGCCAGTTGGGCCCGGGCTTTATCTAGGGACTCATACCATTCTTTTTCTGGTTCACTATCAGCGACAATTCCGGCCCCCACTTGTCCCCAGACTCGATAACTTTTACCCTCATTTTTGGCCGTTCCCGAGGTTTCTGGCGCAAATAATAAGGTCCGAATCAAAATATTCAAATCAAGCTGTCCCCGCCAGTCTAAATAGCCAGAGGAACCATAAAACAGACTGCGCCGCACGGGTTCTAATTCTTCAATAATTTCCATGCATCGGACTTTGGGACAGCCAGTAATGGTGCCACCGGGAAAGGTAGCGCGAATTAAATCAATACTATCGCGATCGCCACGGAGAGTACCCAGAGCATTACTCACCAAGTGCATGACATGACTGTACCGTTCAATGGTCAATAATTCATTAACTTGTACCGTTCCCCATTCGCAAACTCTGCCTAAATCATTCCGTTCCAAATCCACCAACATAATATGTTCGGCAAGTTCTTTCCGGTTAGCGAGTAATTCGGTGGCGAGTTGTTCATCCTGTTCGGGTGTTTTCCCTCTACCACGAGTTCCAGCAATCGGGCGAGTCTGGGCCGTTTTCCCTTGTAATTGCACCAATCTCTCCGGAGAACAACTCACCACATCTCCCCAGGGAGTCCGCCAATAACTGGCAAAGGGAGAGGGATTAATGGTATGCAAGGTCCGATAAACGTCCCAACTTTCCTGCTGAGTTGTCGTTTCAAATCGCAGGGACAAATTGGCTTGAAAAATATCCCCCGCCGTGATATATTTTTGAGCTTTTCTAACCCGTTCTTCATAGTCAAATTGCGACAAATGAAATTGAGGATAGGGGGGAATAAACCCCTCGGTGTGAGGTGATGGGTGAGGAGAGATTTCCCGGGCGCAAGAGCTTTCTAATTTCTTTTCGAGGAGATCCAGTTCATCGTGATCGCTACTAGCAATCCACAACTGTTGTTGATGATGGTCCAGAATCGCAAAGTTAGCCGGTTCATACCAGTAACTCACCGGAAAGGGCAGGGGATCATCGTTCAAATGAGGAAGATTTTCAATTTCCCAAGCTAAATCATACCCCAACCATCCTAACCATCCTCCGGTGAAAGGAAGCTCATCACGACTCAGGAGTTGGAGGGTATCAAGTTCTTGAATCCGTTCAGGTGGTTCTGGCTGTTTGCGCTTGAGTAGTTGCCGCAAATTGGGCAGAATTTCTCCAACTTCTGGAGTCCACACTTGCGGACGGTTGTCAATCCATCTCGGTGCACCAGCACAGATAGAATATCGCGCTTCTGGGATGGGGGTGGGAGTCGGATAAGGACTTTCTAGGAGGGTGACGATCGCCGCTTCCGGTTGCTTGTTTTCAGATTGCGGAATCAGAAACAATGCCTCAAATACTTGAGTACCCGTCCGCTGTTTTAACGGCAGCGATCGCCAATACCAAGGGGGGATGGGTGTTGTGTTTAATGGGTTCACGCTTGCCATCCCCAGATGAAACGTATCCCCCAAAATCCGAACAAGATGGCGATCGCCACCCAGTCTACATTTCTGAGTTTTAACGGATGCCACTGCACCCGATGGGTGTTGGGAGTAGTAAATCCTCGCACCTGCATCCCTCCCGCAATTTGTTGAGCCCGCAATAGCAGATTTTCTAGCAATCTTTCTACTACACTAAACCATACTTTAGTTGTTCCCCGCAAGCCCAATTTTTTCCAATTAATGGCGCGAGTTCGCACGGACCGAATTAAGTTTTGAACTTCTTCTAACACTAGGGGAATAAACCGCAGGGATAGGGTTAAAGTTAGGGCAATTTCTGTGGTGGGAATATTAAACCGTTTCAGAGGACTCATTAAATCTTCAATTCCCGCCGCAATCTCTTCGGGTGCTGTAGTCAAAAGGTACAGATTGGTGCTATAAATTAGGGTGAAAAATAGAGTACCAATTCTGATTCCTAAATCCAGAGAACGACGGGTAACCGTAAACCGCCCTTGCTCAAAGATGACGTAACGGTAATCCGTGGGTTGGGGGAGTTCACTGTCAATTCTCTCCTCCGATTCGGGGGTTTCTTGACCCCAGCCAAAGGGATTATACCAAGGATTCCTGATGGGTGTCGGAGGGAGGGTGATGGGTTGGCGATCAAAGGTGAGCTCTTGAGAGGGAAGGCGCGGTTGGTGTTCCACCGGGAGTCCATCGGGTGCGATCGCTGTAATTAGGCAAACTAACAGAGATAGGGTTAACAAAAACCCCATTTGTTTGCGCCAGACTCGCAGAGGAATCAAGGCACTAATCGTAATCAAAATTAGCAGCAAAACCAACCCAATCCGCCAAATGGGATTTGCTAAGACTGGCGCAATTAAAAAGCTCATCAACCACAGCAGTTTAACTCGCGCATCTAAGTGATGTAACCAGGTAATGGGTTGTTCTAAATACAAGCCGATAGGCAGCGATCGCAATAAATCCATCGGATTCGAGAAAGTAAATGTTCAAAGCGTCTAAAACCGCTGTCCAATGGGTTCGGGTTCACCCGGTCCTTTTTGTAGGTAGGGGAATTTCATAAATTACCCCCACGCCGAATAGCCAGTTATGGGAACAACCTAAACCTTAACGGCTCGATTGGTGGTATTATTATCCTCAAAGTCCCGAGCTTTTTTCCCACGCCATAACAACCGCAATGGACTACCAGTAAATCCCAGTTGCTCACGGAATTGCCGTTCGATATAACGGCGATAATTATCGTTAAATCGTTTCGGGTCATTCACAAACAAGGCAATGGTCGGAGGTTGACTGGTTACCTGAGTCCCATAATAGATTTTACCCTGTTTTCCTTGACGACTGGTCGGAGGACTGTGCCAATGCAAGGCATCTTTTAGCACTTCATTAATCACCGAAGTAGAAACCCGACGCCGATGTTCATCTGCCGATTTATCAACTAAATCGAGGATATTTTCCACCCGTTTTCCTGTAGCGGCACTCACAAAAATTGCTTCCGCCCATTCAAGGAAATAGAGGCGACTTTTGATATCCCGTTCATAGTCATAAATGGTATAGGAATCTTTCTCGATCGCATCCCATTTGTTGATGACAATCACGCAGGCCCGTCCATCTTCTTCGATTCGTCCCGCCAGTTTTTGGTCCTGTTCCGTTACCCCATCGATTGCATCAATGACCAACAGCACCACATCCGCCCGACGAATCGCTTTAAACGCCCGGTTGATGCCAAAAAATTCCGGTCCATATTCCACATTTTTCTTTTTCCGAATCCCGGCAGTATCGATAATTCGGTAGTTCGTGCCGTTACGTTCCACAAAGGTATCGATACTGTCGCGAGTCGTTCCGGAAATTGGACTAACAATCGCCCGTTTTTCTCCGACAAAGGCATTGAGTAAGCTGGATTTACCCACATTGGGACGTCCAACGATCGCCACTTTAATTTCCGGAATTTCTTCAATTTCAGAAGTCGGGGGCAAGTGGGGAATCACCACATCTAATAAATCTCCCGTTCCACTGCCGTGAATGGCAGAAATGGGATAAGGTTCCCCCATGCCTAATTCCCAAAATTCTGCCGCTTGGGTCAATCCTTCCATTAAGGATTCACATTTATTCACAGCAAGAACAACCGGGACTTTTTGATGACGTAACCAATTAGCAATTTCGCGATCGGCTTCCGTAACCCCTTGTTGTCCATCCACAATAAACAGGGCAACGCTGGATTCCGAAAGCGCTGTCAGGACTTGTTCTCGAATTAGGGGTAAAAATTCGGTTTCGTCATCAAAGACTAATCCGCCGGTATCGACGATCTGAAAGTCTCGGTCTTGCCAGAAGGCATCTCGATAGGTGCGATCGCGGGTGACTCCCGGTTCATCATGGACGATCGCCTGTTTACCCCCAGCAATCCGATTGACAAGGGTTGATTTGCCCACGTTAGGGCGTCCGATAATAGCAACTATAGGTAAAGCCATAGAGGTGAAGGTTCCTGAGATTGAGCGAAGCAATCATATCTGTTTATTTTTTTATTATAGCGAACCGAGGCGATCGGCACGCTCATTAATTAGTCCGCATCTTTACCCTGGGGCTTCCCCTCTGTAGCTAACTCGGACTTTTTGATGGCTTTTCCTCTTACCGACAGGTTAAATTTGCATTAACAGCCGCAAAATCTTCCTCTCTTTCTTCCCCAATCAACCGATTATAGTGGTTTTGGTTTTGAATCAATATGACTCGGGCTGTATCTAAGTCCGTATTTCTATAGGTTAACTCTCGTCTGCCTGAGACTTCTACTGTCTGATCTAGCATTTCGCTCGGGTCCGGTTGATAGGTGAAAATCGTATTTCCCTCTTGTTCTCGAACCCGGAAACTTGCTTGCTCCCCTAATGGGCTGGGTTGGCCCTCCACCGGAGTATATTCGCAAATTCTGCCCGTTGTCTGTTCAGTACAGCCGATCAATCCGATTAGGGATACTAAGCTCAAGCCCAGGGATATTTGATTAATTCTCATGAGTATTATGATGGATCATGTTCTATGCTTTTTACGGTTGATTATTATATCATAGACCCGTGTTTGAAGTAATGCTTAACCTGATAAAAATCGACAAATTCAAAACTCTATCTCTCGAACCTATCCTGTGGAGGTAGGATTCATTTAAAAGGAGGGATTTATCACAGAATTTCGGTTTAATCTCAGCTTCAAATAAAAAAGCGCCCACAATCGGGATCGCTTTTGGTTTGTGGATTCGTACAGATACAGGGGCGATCGGCTTAGATATCCTCCTCCGCATCCGGGTCAATTCCTAGCGATCGCAAACGTTCCGCTAATCGTGCCGCTTTCCGTTCTGCCGCTTCCGCTCGCTGTTTTTCCTGCTCCGTTCGCTGTTCTGCCGCTTCCGTTCGCTGTTCAGCCGCTTCCGCTCGCTGTTTTTCCTGTTCCGTTCGCTGTTTTTCCAACTCAGCGCGTTCCGAACCAATTAACAACAGATTCCCTTCCAAATCCCACCACCGTAACCACAATTGGTTTTGATTTTGATAGATCCCCTGCCATAATCCCAACTCCACTCCCATCGGCACAATTGGATAATGACCTCGTTCATTCGGTTCTATCATTTGATAAGAAAAATCCGTCAAATGATAAACCTCTAACTGACCCGACTTGATTTCATAAATTCCATAGTAGGGAATGCGGATAATCCGTTCATACACCCAAAACTTACCCGGTCTAACCGTTTTTCCCTCCACAGATACCCCCAGGGGAGTTCTATCTCGTTCTTCCTCACCATTGCCACTAGCAAATTCTAAGGCAATCAAAGGGGCCATCAATTCTCGCCAGAACACATAAGAACGACGCACCTCCCCATCCAGATTGGGTGGCACATTGGGCACATAAAACCAGTCCGGGGCCTCCGCTCCTTTTTCCGGGGGGTCCGTTTCTCGCCAGTAAATGCCGCTATCTTGTCCAATACAATACTGTCCATCCGGATGCCGTTGCTCTAAAACGGGTCCGAGGGAATCCGTCAGTAGGATGCTCTGGGGATGCTCCTGAAAATTTTTCACAAACGTGCCGTCTTCTTCTGGTAGTTGCGTATGGTCAGGGAATGGCGATAGGCGGTTGATATCGGTTACTGTTTCGCTCATAAAAATATTTTTCCCTTAGCTTTGATTGATTATCCCAAATTTTCGGGACTGGCGGTTCCCTCACCCAGCCACCCTATATACCCTATATATAGAGAAGCGTAAACATAACCTTAGCTTATCACTCTCATCAGGATTGCTGTGGCTAAAACCCCTTTACAAACCGTTACAAACCCATTAATCTAAAAACATCATAACTACCTCAAAAACCAAATAGCAATCATAAAACTATGACCACAACTTTACAGCAGCGCGAAAGCGCTAATCTGTGGGACCGCTTCTGCGAATGGGTCGCTTCTACCGAAAACCGCCTCTATATCGGCTGGTTCGGTGTGTTGATGATTCCCACCCTCTTAAGCGCTACCGTCTGCTACATCATCGCCTTCATCGCGGCACCCCCCGTGGACATCGATGGTATCCGCGAACCCGTTGCCGGTTCTCTGTTGTATGGAAACAACATCATCTCTGGTGCTGTTGTTCCTTCGAGTAACGCGATCGGTCTGCACTTCTACCCTATTTGGGAAGCAGCCAGCTTGGATGAGTGGCTCTACAATGGTGGCCCTTACCAGCTTGTGATTTTCCACTTCCTCATCGGCATCTTCTGCTACATGGGTCGTGAGTGGGAACTCTCCTACCGCTTAGGAATGCGTCCTTGGATCTGCGTCGCTTACTCTGCACCTGTTGCAGCAGCAAGCGCCGTGTTCTTGATCTACCCGATCGGACAAGGTTCTTTCTCTGATGGTATGCCCTTGGGTATCTCTGGAACCTTCAACTTCATGTTGGTGTTCCAAGCTGAGCACAACATCCTGATGCACCCCTTCCATATGTTGGGTGTGGCCGGTGTGTTCGGTGGTTCCTTGTTCAGTGCCATGCACGGATCTCTGGTTACCAGTTCTTTGGTTCGTGAAACCTCTGAAACCGAATCTCAAAACTACGGTTACAAATTCGGTCAAGAAGAAGAAACCTACAACATTGTCGCCGCTCACGGTTACTTTGGTCGTTTAATCTTCCAATATGCTTCGTTTAACAACAGCCGTTCTTTGCACTTCTTCTTAGCTGCTTGGCCGGTTGTGGGTATCTGGTTCACTGCTTTAGGTGTGTCCACGATGGCCTTTAACTTGAACGGATTCAACTTCAACCAGTCCATCATTGACTCGACTGGTCGTGTTGTGAATACCTGGGCTGATGTGATTAACCGCGCTAACCTGGGTATGGAAGTGATGCACGAGCGTAATGCTCACAACTTCCCCCTTGATTTGGCTGCTGGTGAAGCAACTCCGGTTGCTTTGACTGCTCCTTCTATCAATGGTTAATCTGACTTTTGAATAAAAAAAGCGCCTCCAATTTGGTGGCGCTTTTTATTTGGGGATTTTTCCGAGTGATATCAACCCCCACTCCGTGGGATAAATTCAGGAATCCTGCGGTTTTGGGTAGCCTTACTCCGGGAGGTTAGAGTTTCCGCAAACAGGGTAAACGCCGACTGCGGCGATCGGGTCGGAATTCTAAACCAAAGGTTTTATAATCTGACGAACTGAGTACGCCAAACCGATTTAATTTGACGGTGCGATCGCCATCAATACTAGAAATAACCGATTCTGGATCACTTGCATCGCCGCCTAGTTTCTCAAATGCCTGTTTG includes:
- a CDS encoding energy-coupling factor transporter transmembrane component T family protein translates to MDLLRSLPIGLYLEQPITWLHHLDARVKLLWLMSFLIAPVLANPIWRIGLVLLLILITISALIPLRVWRKQMGFLLTLSLLVCLITAIAPDGLPVEHQPRLPSQELTFDRQPITLPPTPIRNPWYNPFGWGQETPESEERIDSELPQPTDYRYVIFEQGRFTVTRRSLDLGIRIGTLFFTLIYSTNLYLLTTAPEEIAAGIEDLMSPLKRFNIPTTEIALTLTLSLRFIPLVLEEVQNLIRSVRTRAINWKKLGLRGTTKVWFSVVERLLENLLLRAQQIAGGMQVRGFTTPNTHRVQWHPLKLRNVDWVAIAILFGFWGIRFIWGWQA
- a CDS encoding anthranilate synthase component I, whose amino-acid sequence is MASVKTQKCRLGGDRHLVRILGDTFHLGMASVNPLNTTPIPPWYWRSLPLKQRTGTQVFEALFLIPQSENKQPEAAIVTLLESPYPTPTPIPEARYSICAGAPRWIDNRPQVWTPEVGEILPNLRQLLKRKQPEPPERIQELDTLQLLSRDELPFTGGWLGWLGYDLAWEIENLPHLNDDPLPFPVSYWYEPANFAILDHHQQQLWIASSDHDELDLLEKKLESSCAREISPHPSPHTEGFIPPYPQFHLSQFDYEERVRKAQKYITAGDIFQANLSLRFETTTQQESWDVYRTLHTINPSPFASYWRTPWGDVVSCSPERLVQLQGKTAQTRPIAGTRGRGKTPEQDEQLATELLANRKELAEHIMLVDLERNDLGRVCEWGTVQVNELLTIERYSHVMHLVSNALGTLRGDRDSIDLIRATFPGGTITGCPKVRCMEIIEELEPVRRSLFYGSSGYLDWRGQLDLNILIRTLLFAPETSGTAKNEGKSYRVWGQVGAGIVADSEPEKEWYESLDKARAQLAALQMAIASGEG
- a CDS encoding Uma2 family endonuclease codes for the protein MSETVTDINRLSPFPDHTQLPEEDGTFVKNFQEHPQSILLTDSLGPVLEQRHPDGQYCIGQDSGIYWRETDPPEKGAEAPDWFYVPNVPPNLDGEVRRSYVFWRELMAPLIALEFASGNGEEERDRTPLGVSVEGKTVRPGKFWVYERIIRIPYYGIYEIKSGQLEVYHLTDFSYQMIEPNERGHYPIVPMGVELGLWQGIYQNQNQLWLRWWDLEGNLLLIGSERAELEKQRTEQEKQRAEAAEQRTEAAEQRTEQEKQRAEAAERKAARLAERLRSLGIDPDAEEDI
- the psbA gene encoding photosystem II q(b) protein, with translation MTTTLQQRESANLWDRFCEWVASTENRLYIGWFGVLMIPTLLSATVCYIIAFIAAPPVDIDGIREPVAGSLLYGNNIISGAVVPSSNAIGLHFYPIWEAASLDEWLYNGGPYQLVIFHFLIGIFCYMGREWELSYRLGMRPWICVAYSAPVAAASAVFLIYPIGQGSFSDGMPLGISGTFNFMLVFQAEHNILMHPFHMLGVAGVFGGSLFSAMHGSLVTSSLVRETSETESQNYGYKFGQEEETYNIVAAHGYFGRLIFQYASFNNSRSLHFFLAAWPVVGIWFTALGVSTMAFNLNGFNFNQSIIDSTGRVVNTWADVINRANLGMEVMHERNAHNFPLDLAAGEATPVALTAPSING
- the der gene encoding ribosome biogenesis GTPase Der; this translates as MALPIVAIIGRPNVGKSTLVNRIAGGKQAIVHDEPGVTRDRTYRDAFWQDRDFQIVDTGGLVFDDETEFLPLIREQVLTALSESSVALFIVDGQQGVTEADREIANWLRHQKVPVVLAVNKCESLMEGLTQAAEFWELGMGEPYPISAIHGSGTGDLLDVVIPHLPPTSEIEEIPEIKVAIVGRPNVGKSSLLNAFVGEKRAIVSPISGTTRDSIDTFVERNGTNYRIIDTAGIRKKKNVEYGPEFFGINRAFKAIRRADVVLLVIDAIDGVTEQDQKLAGRIEEDGRACVIVINKWDAIEKDSYTIYDYERDIKSRLYFLEWAEAIFVSAATGKRVENILDLVDKSADEHRRRVSTSVINEVLKDALHWHSPPTSRQGKQGKIYYGTQVTSQPPTIALFVNDPKRFNDNYRRYIERQFREQLGFTGSPLRLLWRGKKARDFEDNNTTNRAVKV
- the pipX gene encoding transcriptional coactivator PipX; the protein is MNTETYLNHPTFGLLYRVCLIEQNQELFTTLYAQRLFFLALSGIDGLRFEPVTRADARLLVENRLRLLRRMGQAQEFAELQLIHKRTFQ